From Synechococcales cyanobacterium CNB:
CTCCCTCCAACGCATCGGCCTCGACCGCACCGACACCGCCGCCAGCGACCACCGCCCCCTCGTCATCGACGTCATGCCGAGATAGACGCGCCCCGCTACTTCGGCGCGCCCACGCTCTCCACGATCCGCACGTCTCCCTCTCCGTCCTCGACCGCCACGCCCAGCGCACGCAGTGCGAGCAGCGCAGCCTGCTGCTCCGCCTGCTTCTTGCTCTGCCCCCACGCCGGCTCGAAACGCCTCGAATCGATCTCCACGCACACCTTGAACGCCTTGGCGTGGTCCGGCCCCTTCTCGTCGAGCGTGCGATACACCGGCGTCCCATCGAACCGCTGCTGGGCGAACTGCTGCAGCACGCTCTTGAAGTTCTGCTGGTGCCCGCTCTGTGCCGCCCGCTCGATGATCGGATCGATGTGCGGCCCGATGAACGCCGCCGCCGCCTCGTACCCCGCGTCCACGTACACCGCCCCGATCACCGCTTCGAGCACCGCCGCCGCCAGCGACGGGGGCTGCGTCGAAGACTGCATCCCCTTCCCCAAGATCAGCAACTCCTGCAACCCCAGCGAACGCGCGATCTGCGTGCACGCCCGACGGGACACCGCCGCCGACTTGATCTTCGTCATCTCCCCTTCGAGCAGTGTCGGGAAACGCCGGAAGATGCGCTCACACGCAACCATCCCCAGCACCGCGTCGCCCAGAAACTCCAGCCGCTCGTTCGACTCCACGCGCGATTCCGCCACCGAAGCGTGCGTCAGCGCGCGGCACAGCAGCCCCGGATCGCGGAACCGGTGACCGATCACGGCTTCGGCACGAACGCGGTGGGCTTCGTCCATGGTCGCGGAACGCCCGGCGCAGGGGCGCACCGGTGCAGCCGATCCTTTCGGATTCGCCACGGACGCGAACGCTCGCTGCCAGGTCGCCTCCGCCGGCGTCCAGGCCGCGGGCGCACACGCCCGATGCGGGCGGGATCGCCCCGCCGAGCGCAGTCTACGAAACGGGCCTCGCTACACCAAGGGTTTCGCGCCGGATTCGCCGCTGGCCGACGCCCCCAACAGGGCCTATATTCCTCCCCCACGGGCGAACCGCCCGTTCGCGGAGGCTTCCATGCATTACCCACGCCGAGCCAGCAAGATCAAGCGGGCACGAAAGTCCGGCTTCCGGGCGCGGATGCGCACCCGCAACGGCCGCAAGACCCTGAGCCGGAAGCGCCGAGTCGGCCGCTCCGTCAATGTCCGCGACGCCAACTGACCGCGTACAACTGGTCGAACCCCGAACGCCCGCCGCACACAACCCGGCGGGCGTTTTCATTCCCTGCCCGCTTGTGCCGCGGGCCGAGTTCGCGCACCATACGCCTCCGCGCGACCGCCCCGCTCTCACCCCGGCGCGCCCCCGGAGGCCGACATGTCCAGCCAGCAACCGCCCACCGGATCGGCCCGCCCCTACCGCGAGGTGACCCTCGCCGCCATCGTCTTCGCCATGGTGATCGGGCTGGTGATGAACGCCTCCATCACCTACGCCGGACTCAAGATCGGGTTCACCCTCGGCGGCTCCGCCATCGCCGCCGTACTCGGCTTTGGCGTCCTCCGCGGACTCCTCCGAAAAGGCTCCATCCTCGAAACCAACATCGCCCAGACCATCGCCTCCGCAGTCAACACGTCCAACTCCGGTGTCATCTTCACCGTACCCGTCCTCCTCCTCCTCGGCTTCACCCTCTCCTGGAACCAGCTCGACTTCTGGCTCATCACCATCGCCTGCATGGCGGGCGCGGTCCTCGGCGCGGCCTTCATCATCCCCCTCCGCAAGCAGATGATCGAGATCGAACGCCTCCGCTTCCCCTCCGCGATGGGTGTCGCCGCGATCCTCAAATCCCCCGGCGCAGGCGCGAAGAAGTCCATCGTCCTGCTCGCCGGCATCGCATTGTCCGCGCTCATCTATCTCCCCGTCGGCCTCCCGGGCATCCGACTCCCGGCCTCGCTCGACCGCCTCGATTCCCTCGTCGAACGCGAGCGCATCTCGCACGCCGACGCCGAACGAACGCGCATGATCGCCGGCTGGATCGAGCAACGAGCCGCGCCGGACGAGGCCCTCACGCTCGGCCGCATCGAAGCCGAACTCCTCGCCGCGATCGAGGCCGACGAGCCGGACGAAGCCGCCATCGCAGCGCTCCGTACGCGCGTCCGCGAAGCCGCCCTTCCGAACGTCTCGCCACGCCTCGCCCATGCCGCCCTGCTCGCCTCGCGCGGTGAGCAGCCGTGGGATTCGCTCCGCAGGATCGACCTCGGCTGGGCCGGCTCACCGCTCCCCGGCTACCAGGATCTCAACATCAGACTCCCCGCTCGCCAGGGTTCGGACGGCAACCTCCACGACAAAGTCGATCACAACCGCGACGGCCGACCAGACCTTGTCCTTACTGACGATCGCGTCTCGCTCGGTCGAATCCTCGGCCTGCCCGACGAGTTCCAACTCGTCTTCGCCATCGCTCCCTTCGCCCTCGGCGCGGGCTTCATCACCGGCCGCGCCGGACTCATGGTCCTCGCCGGCGGCATCCTCGCCTACTTCGTTCTCACCCCCATCGCCTTCCGGCTCGGCTGGATGCCCGCCAGCATCACCCCCGCGACCGCCCCCGGCTACGGCTTCGGTGCGTTCAACCGCCCGCTCGGCATCGGACTCCTCCTCGGCGGCGCGATGATGGGCATCATCGCCGCTCTCCCCGCCATGCGCGCCGCCCTCAAGAGCATCGCCGTCGCCAGCCGAATGCCACGCGGATCGCGCGACGAACTCGGACTCAAGGTCCTCCTCGCCGCCATCGCCGGCGCGCTCCTCCTCCTCTTCATCGCCGCCGACTTCGAGGGCAACAGACCCCTCAACGAAGGCAAGCCCTGCCCCGTCTCCGCCCTCAAGGTCTCCGATGAAGTCGAACCCGCCACCTACAAGGGCTACCTCATCCGCTTCGCATCCGAGCAGGCCGCCGCCGCATGGAAGTCCGCCGGCGCATGGACCACGGCAAGCCCCTCCGGCGAGACCTCAACCGTCGTCTGGGACGACGCCCAGAAGGACAGGTACCTCGCCTCCATGAACGCCAGGCCCGGCGCGCTCGCCTCTCTCCCCTCGCACCTGCGCGCCGCCGTCATCGCTGTCGTCGGTGCGCTCTGGATCTGGTTCGCCGGCATCATCATCGCCCAGTGCACCGGCATGACCGACTGGTCCCCCATCTCGGGCATGGCGCTGCTCACCGTCGTCATCGTCATGCTCCTCGCGGGCACGGGCGCAGTCCTCAGCGCGGTCCTCCTCGGCGCGGCCCTCTGCGTCGCCATCACGCTCGCCGCCGACATGATGGCCGACCTCCGCACCGGCCACCTCGTCGGCGCAAGGCCCGTCAAGCAACAACTCCTCGAACTCTGCGTCGTCCCCGTCGGACCCGTCGTCTGCATGTTCACCGTCCTTCTCATCGCCGCCGTCAACATGAAGACCTACGGCGTTGCACTCGGACCGGAAACCCCAACCAGCGCGCCCCAGGCACAGGCCCTCCAGGCCATCATCACAGGCGTACAGGGCGGCGAAATCCCCTTCGCCCTCTACGGCTGCGGCGCGCTCCTCGGCGCACTCCTCGGACTCGGTGCCTTCAGCGGACTCGGCGTCCTCGTCGGACTCAGCATGTACCTCCCATTCTTCTACATCGCCACCTACGGCATCGGATGCCTCGCCAACATGGCCCTCGCCAAGGTCAAGGGACGCGCATGGGCCGAGGAATGGGGCGTCCCCTTCTGCGCCGGACTCATCGTCGGCGAATCCGTCCTCCAACTCGCCATCAACTGCGTCGTCCTCGCCCTCGGATGATCGGAGACACGCGATGAAACTCATCGGCTCCCTCGTCGTGATCGCGTCCCTCGTCTTCGGCGTCCTTTGCGCCGCCACCGCTTACCTGCCCAGGCTCTCCCTCGCTGACGAACAACTGCTCGGCCTGACGCTCAACGCCCCCGCCGGCGGACCCCCGCCGCTCGCCCGACCCGGCGACGTGCTCACACCGGAACTCCTTGCCGCGTTGCGCGCGAACGGCGTCGAACGCGTCCGTGTCAAGGAGTTCGCCTTCGCCCGATGGTCCCACGCCTGGTGGTTCGCCCTCGCCGTCGTCACACTGACCGCCGGCGGCCTCACCGTCAAGCAGGCCGCCAGGATGCAGTACGCCGCACCTGCCGCGGGCGCGCAGCGCGAGTCGCCCGCCTCCTCCGCACGCGAAGCCCTCGCGCGCATCCGCGAGATCGCTTCCGCTCTCGCCGATGAACTGCCCCGCATCGCGGACGAGCATGAACGCTGTCGTACCATCGTCCACCGACTCGACGAGGTCCAGCGCCGGCACGCCCTGACCATCGTCGATGCCAAGCCCGCGCTCATCGCCGGACTCGGCATGGCCGGCTTTGCCGAGTTCATGGACCACTTCTCCGCCGGCGAGCGCAACCTCAACCGCGCCTGGTCCGCCGCCGCCGACAACCACGCCCCCGAGGCCGAGCGAAGCCTCGCGGCGGCGCACGGCCCGCTGGAGCAGGCCGCCGGAATCCTCGGCGCATGAGAACGCCCCAGGCGTCCGCTTCGTGCGGCACGCGCGCGGGGCGCTCTCCGGCAAGGTCTACCGGGAACGACGCCGCCTGAGCATCGCGCCGCCCCCAAGCCCGACCAGCGCGAGCGAGCCGGGGGCGGGAACGATGTACGTGAACACCGACTCGATGACCGCGCCCTTGTACGCGCCGTCCGTGAAGACGCCGTTGGCGTCGATCGTGAACGCCGAGTAGTACCGGTCGCGGACCTTCGGGTCGCGCGGGTCGCCGGCGGGGTAGTCGTCCGTGGCGAGGTAGCGCCGCTCGAAGGCCTTGTCCTCGCCGTCGTCCCACCCGCCGCCGCGGAACGTGCTGTCCGGGTCCGCCACGTAGATCACCGAGTTGTCGGTGTCCACCGCGACGCCCGTCATCACGTGGAAGGATCTCGCCCACCAGAAGGGCAACTTCTCGTCGGCCGTGATGTTAACCACCACCGCGCGGTTGCTGTCGATCCCCGCAGCGAACGCCTCGAAGAGGTTGGCGAACCCCGTTGCGTTGTCGCTCTTGCCGTCGTTGTGGTCGCGACGAACCTGCTTGCCGCTCAGGTAGAACCGGTCCACGATCGCGTCCGCGTAGCCGGCGTTCGAGCTGTACGCAAGGACGTCCGGTTCCCAAGCGCACGCCCCGTTGTTGATGCCGAACCGCTTGCCGGCGATGATGGCGAGGTCCTCCAGCGCGTAGTTCGCCCGTTCCAGCCAGTTCCTGTCCTTGTGCTCCGCGCCCGCGCCCTTGCGCCGGCTCGGGTCAAAAATGCCGGCGAATCGATCCTCCATCGACGCGATCGCGTTCGTCCACGCCGCCGTGGCGCACCACCCCCCACCCTGCTCCCACCAGTCCTTGCTGTCGTACGCAGGAGCCAGCGGCTTCGGAATCCACGTCTTGTCCCTCGCGGGGTCCGTCTTCTGGTGCTGGTAGAAATCGGGAACGTCCACCTTCCACGCCGTCTGCGCGGAAACGACGCCGGCGGCTGCGGCCAGGACCAGCGTTGCGGACACGGTCTGCAAAGTGAATCGAGAGTTCATCGGCGTGCTCCTCGTGGGTCGTTGTCATCGGGACCGGACGCTCCAGCCCTCGAGACACGAACGCGGAACACCCACCCCGCTCACGCACACACACGCCGATTGAACGAAAACGGAGGCCCGGTCGTTCCGGGCCTCCGTGAGCGCATCCTTGAGCCGCGCCTTGCCCTACTGCCGCCGCAGGTACCCCGCCTCCAGCGCCCGGTCGATCCGCTCGCGCGAGTCCGCCAGGTGCGCCTTCGAGTACGGATCGATCCCCTGCGCCTCCGGCCTGTCACCGATCGCCGCACGGATGTCCCGCAGTTCCTGACGCGCCAGGGTCGCCAGCGTCTTGCCCGAGGCGTTCGGCCAGTTCATCCCCGTCGACAGGTCGATCAGCCGGTCGAGGTGCTCTCGTTGCAGATTCCGCCGAAGGCTGCTGATGTACGGATCCCGCGCGGTCGCGCCACGCGGCACGTTCGCCAGCGGCGACCACACCTCGTTGCGGATCGCCCGCAGCACTTCCGGCACCGTCAGCGCGTCCTGCCCCGACACCGTCCGCAACTCGTTGTCCAGGATCCGCCGCAGCCGTGTCGGGTTCATCAGCATCGTCATCGCGCTCGCCTGCGCCCCGAGCACCTGGTCGTGGATCGGCACGTCCTGCGGGTCGCCCCAGTTCGAGTCGGGCCACTGCTCCGTGCCCAGATGCGCCAGCAGTTCCGGCGTCAGCCCCCACGCCTCGTCCCGGAACGCGTTCTCGATGACGAACTTCAGCGCACGCCGCTGCCGCTCCACGTCCACGGGCCGGATCGGTTCCGGCGCGCCGGGGTCGCCCTTGCGGTACTTGTTGAAGTGCGCCCCGCCCACCCAGTGCGACGCCGTCGAGAGCGCGCCCAACTGCTTGCCAAGCAACTGGCTCCACGTCTGCCGCGCCTTCTGCCACGGCTCGCCGTCCTTCACCGCCTTGTCCAGCAGTTTCGGCCGCACGTGCCGCACGAAACGCATCTCCGAGTCCGCGAAGTCCAGCGAGTTCTCACCCAGGTCCCACGTCTTCGCATGCGGGTCCGGGCCGGGCTGGCCCTCCTCGCTCGAAAACCCGTGCCCCGGCTCCGCCGCCCGGGTCGCCACCTTCCCCGGATCGTCGAACGTGTACCCCCACTCGATCGCCCAGTGGTCGTAGGTGCCGATGTCGATGCACCCGTAGTCCCCCTGCACCAGCCCGTCGCCCTCCACCACGATGTTCGACGGCGCATAGTCCATCACCGTCGAGAGCATCGGCCTCTTCCCTCGGAATCCCTCCGAGTTGATCTCCGCGAACGAGTGCGCCGCCGATCCCTTCCAGTTGTGCATCAGCCCGAGCGTGTGCCCCACCTCGTGCATGATCACGTCCTTCAGCAACGGCCCGATGAACTCCTCCGGCAGACCGTCGAGCAGGCTCGCCTCGTCCCGCTCGCCACCGTCCGGCAGGATGATCCCGGCGTCCATCGCCAGCCTTACGTCCGCCACCGACAGCGCCAGCCCCGGCATCGCGGCGCACACCCCCGCACGCGACCCCGCCCCCGGCTGCTCCCACACCATCGGCAGCATCGTCGGCGGCGCATCCGCCGGGTCCGCCGTCCCGTCGCGCAGCGCCCGTGAATACGCCGCCACGCGCGCCCGGTCCTCCGGGTCCGCCAGCCGGTACCGCGGATCCCACTGCGGATGGTCCAGCAGCCACTCCGCCGTCTCCGCGTCCAGCGAACGCATCGCCGCCGCCGCCAGGATCGAAGTGCGGTACTGGTGCGCCCAACCCGCCAGGAACCCCTCGTCCATCACGATATCCGCCTCGTAGATCTCCCCCGTGTCCGGGTGCGCATGCACAGGACCGATCGCAAACCCCATGTCCGCGTTCGTCCAGCGCACGAACGAGTACCGGATGTCCTCAGGATCCTTGTCCATGTGTGCGCCCGTCTGCGCGTCCTGTTGATACACCTCGATCGCGTTCACGATCCCCACCCGCTCGAACGCCTTGTTCCAAGCCAGGATGCCGTCGCGCACCCAGCGCCGGTACCGCACCGGCGTCGTGTGCTCGATGTAGTACACGATCGGCTTCTTCGGGGGACTCAGGGCACGCGACGGGTCCGCCTTCTCGACGTGCCACCGGTTCACGTACCGCATCGTCTGCCCGTCCACCCCGCGACGGTTCCGGTCCGTGAACGCCGTGTAGTAGTACCCCACCCGCCGGTCCGCCTCGCGCGGCTGATACCCCGGCGTCTGCGGCGGGACGCCGATCGAGTAGTGCACCGTCACCAGCTGCCCCCCCGCGCGCGGAAACTCCAGCGTCAACTCCACGTTCGACGGGAACGTCTTCGCCGATTTCACCCTCGCCAGCGACACGTCCGCCCCGCGTGTGAAACCCCCGAAGAACGCCCCGGACTGCCGAAGCAGCACGTCGTCCAGGTCGATCACCGGGCCGCCGCCCGGACCCATCGCCACGATCGGCGTCGTCAGCACCACCCGGTCCGTGTAGATCCGTTCCGTCGCCGCCCGCGACTCCGCGTCCCCCGTCGTCCGAACATCCATGTTCGGTTCGATCAGCGCGAGACGCTTGTCGTACTGCTGCCAGGAGAGATACCGCGCGTCCTGCCCGATCGCGTAGTGCCAGATCGAGTACACCCCCGCCTGCGCATCGCCCCCTGCCACCGTTGGCACCACAAAGAACCGCTGCCCCTCGAACCCCGCCGGCAACTCCGCCAGCATCTGCCCGTCCCGGTCACGGACCCACACCGTGTACAGCGGCGCGGACCCATCCGCCGGCGGCGTCACCTTCCGGTACCCCTCCGACACCTTCTCGAACGGGGGGTAGTCCTGCTGCCCGACAGCCGGTGCCCCGAACACAGACCCGGCCAGAACCACGATCGCAACCGCACGGCAACGGACAGCGTTCATCGGCGACTCCTCACCCCAGCCCTCGGGGTCTACGCCCCACAAGGCCGGGAACAACACAATACCACCACCGGGCAACCGGGCTGCGGAGGCAGCGGAGACTCCGCTTTGGCAAGTGGACAGACGCCGAATGCGGCTACTCCTCGGATGCAAGCGCCTCCAGAACCGCGGTGAGGTCAGCCGCGTCAACGACCTCATCGAAGTTCACGTCTTCAGGCGCGGCGAGCCACGCGGCAACGTCGCCGGGGTCCATGTAGCCGCCTAGGTTGATGTCCTCGACCTGGAGCACGCGCAGCCGATAGCCGTTGTCGTGAACCGGAACATCGCCCGTCGACGCAGGCAACCCGTCGCACGCAAGAAGGCTCTCGCCCGTTGTCCGAGGCTCGATGAGATAGTCATACGGTGCGACGATGGGGCCGCTGATGAGAATGGCACGCGTCGCGCCGCCCGGATGCATCGTGTGCGAGAAGGACGCCGTCACGTCTTGCCAGTCACACGAGGTGTCGCTCACGGGCTTGCGGCGAACCGTGAACGGCTTGCCCTCGCCGACGACCTGGATCGGCCCGTAGTAGCGCAGCGTCACCGAGGGCCAGGCGCTCCCGGGGCCGACGCGACGGAGGGCGTTGTAATAGTTCTCGCACTCGTCGTCGCGGAGCGTGTTGGACGCCGACGAGCAATCCTTGAAGTGGATGCTGAACGCCACGACGCCGACCGCGCCGCCGCCGAGCGAGGCTGAAGTCTGATCGTACCACGGGATCGGCGAGAGCGAGACGCCGCCGACGGTCACCGATCCGTTCCCGAGCATGCCGTCGTCGCCGGTCATCCAGACGCCGCCGTCGTCGCGGGCGTTGATGATGACCTGCCCTTGCAGGCCGCCGGAAGTCTCGACGATGATGGGGCCGAACAGAGATTCGCTGATCAGAATGTCCCCCCCCCAGCACACCCTTGATCTTGATCCTGCCCCGGTTCTGCGAGGTTGACTGATCGGTGTTGGTCTGGAGGTTCCTGCCGACCTCGATGATGCGCCCGGCCAGGAAGTCACCCTCGACTTCTATCGGTTCAAGCGCCGATCGGGAGATTGTGATGTCCGCGTCAAGATCACCGTCAACGAATACCCCTTCCTCGCTTTCGACCTCGGGGTCACGAAGACGGTCGAGCGAGAGTGATCCCGAGAAAGTTCCGCTCGTGACCTCCAGAAGCCAGACGTCCCACGTGTCATCGCCTCCGGGGTCAGATGCGACGATGTCGGCGAAAATCGCACTCGCGACAACGGCCCGGATATCGCCGCTTGTCGTGATCGATACCGGAGACGTGGAAGTGCCGATCTCGCCGGCGACGGTGATCGATTCGATGAGTCCCGCCGCTGAAACGTCAGCCAGGAGATCGCCTGCCACGTCAAGCCCGAAAGGCGTGATCCCACCGCTCAACACCGTGATCGGACCTGCAATGTCGCCGCTGAAGGCTCTCACTCTTCTGATGTTCCCCGTGCTCAGGCGCACCCGACCGTTGCTGCTGATCGATGCCGCCTCCACGACGAATCCGCCGCCGTTTCCCGGCTCGTTGGCGTCGACATGCGCCTGCACCTGTCCATCGACGTCGAACCGGAACACCTCATTGACAAGCACAGAGCCAGTCAGGTTGCCGCCGATGCCACCTGCGAAGCGCACCGTGCTGATGGCAGACGCATCCAGTCCCTCCCAATGGCGACCGGTCAAGACGTTCGGCGTATCCGACTGGTTGAGGCCGCCACTGCCCAGCACGATATCCAGAGGAAACACGCCGGGGCCGCCCGTGAAAGTCAGCCGGCCAATATCGACAGTTGAACTGCTTGTGGTGATGTTGACTCGCTTTGCGCACGTCGACAGATTTAACGTCGCATCCTCGCCAGGATCCAGGAACTCATCAATCTCTGTTCCCGGGCAGCACGGTGCGCACCCGCCGCGTGACGTGTCACCACGACTCGCACCCACTGGGCTTTGGCGGTCGTAACCAGCATGAAGAGAGCGACGCCAACGAGCAGCAGCAGACTAGTCCGTGCCATGAATCATCTTCTCCTTCGCATTCGTCGGCAGAAGCACACGACACTCGCAAGCACCCATGTGACAGGAGCGGGAATCGCAGTGGCGATTCGAATACCTGGACTCGTTCCACCATATCCAGGAGACAGCCCTTGGATCACGGATACATGGTCGTGGACGATGTAGTTGTCGTCACCAGCGGCCGCCCCGAGCAGTCCCCTCGCTCGTTTGTCACCGGGCGGCAGGATTTCCTCATTCCATTCGACGGTTCCCCCGGTCGTGTCGAGCAGGCCCCACGGCGAGACCATGTCGCTGTAGGCGCCGAGCGGGATGTCCCACTCGCCCCACGACAGCAGGTGCAGGCCTGCGTTCGTCGTGCCCTCGCCCGGCACGCCCGGAATCGGCGGCTCGTCCGACATGTTCGGATAGAGCCACCATCCGCCCTGACCCTCGCCGTACC
This genomic window contains:
- a CDS encoding DUF5117 domain-containing protein, with the translated sequence MRSLTRLTSPRFWRRLHPRSSRIRRLSTCQSGVSAASAARLPGGGIVLFPALWGVDPEGWGEESPMNAVRCRAVAIVVLAGSVFGAPAVGQQDYPPFEKVSEGYRKVTPPADGSAPLYTVWVRDRDGQMLAELPAGFEGQRFFVVPTVAGGDAQAGVYSIWHYAIGQDARYLSWQQYDKRLALIEPNMDVRTTGDAESRAATERIYTDRVVLTTPIVAMGPGGGPVIDLDDVLLRQSGAFFGGFTRGADVSLARVKSAKTFPSNVELTLEFPRAGGQLVTVHYSIGVPPQTPGYQPREADRRVGYYYTAFTDRNRRGVDGQTMRYVNRWHVEKADPSRALSPPKKPIVYYIEHTTPVRYRRWVRDGILAWNKAFERVGIVNAIEVYQQDAQTGAHMDKDPEDIRYSFVRWTNADMGFAIGPVHAHPDTGEIYEADIVMDEGFLAGWAHQYRTSILAAAAMRSLDAETAEWLLDHPQWDPRYRLADPEDRARVAAYSRALRDGTADPADAPPTMLPMVWEQPGAGSRAGVCAAMPGLALSVADVRLAMDAGIILPDGGERDEASLLDGLPEEFIGPLLKDVIMHEVGHTLGLMHNWKGSAAHSFAEINSEGFRGKRPMLSTVMDYAPSNIVVEGDGLVQGDYGCIDIGTYDHWAIEWGYTFDDPGKVATRAAEPGHGFSSEEGQPGPDPHAKTWDLGENSLDFADSEMRFVRHVRPKLLDKAVKDGEPWQKARQTWSQLLGKQLGALSTASHWVGGAHFNKYRKGDPGAPEPIRPVDVERQRRALKFVIENAFRDEAWGLTPELLAHLGTEQWPDSNWGDPQDVPIHDQVLGAQASAMTMLMNPTRLRRILDNELRTVSGQDALTVPEVLRAIRNEVWSPLANVPRGATARDPYISSLRRNLQREHLDRLIDLSTGMNWPNASGKTLATLARQELRDIRAAIGDRPEAQGIDPYSKAHLADSRERIDRALEAGYLRRQ
- a CDS encoding 50S ribosomal protein L34, producing MHYPRRASKIKRARKSGFRARMRTRNGRKTLSRKRRVGRSVNVRDAN
- a CDS encoding PEP-CTERM sorting domain-containing protein (PEP-CTERM proteins occur, often in large numbers, in the proteomes of bacteria that also encode an exosortase, a predicted intramembrane cysteine proteinase. The presence of a PEP-CTERM domain at a protein's C-terminus predicts cleavage within the sorting domain, followed by covalent anchoring to some some component of the (usually Gram-negative) cell surface. Many PEP-CTERM proteins exhibit an unusual sequence composition that includes large numbers of potential glycosylation sites. Expression of one such protein has been shown restore the ability of a bacterium to form floc, a type of biofilm.) codes for the protein MNSRFTLQTVSATLVLAAAAGVVSAQTAWKVDVPDFYQHQKTDPARDKTWIPKPLAPAYDSKDWWEQGGGWCATAAWTNAIASMEDRFAGIFDPSRRKGAGAEHKDRNWLERANYALEDLAIIAGKRFGINNGACAWEPDVLAYSSNAGYADAIVDRFYLSGKQVRRDHNDGKSDNATGFANLFEAFAAGIDSNRAVVVNITADEKLPFWWARSFHVMTGVAVDTDNSVIYVADPDSTFRGGGWDDGEDKAFERRYLATDDYPAGDPRDPKVRDRYYSAFTIDANGVFTDGAYKGAVIESVFTYIVPAPGSLALVGLGGGAMLRRRRSR
- the rnc gene encoding ribonuclease III translates to MDEAHRVRAEAVIGHRFRDPGLLCRALTHASVAESRVESNERLEFLGDAVLGMVACERIFRRFPTLLEGEMTKIKSAAVSRRACTQIARSLGLQELLILGKGMQSSTQPPSLAAAVLEAVIGAVYVDAGYEAAAAFIGPHIDPIIERAAQSGHQQNFKSVLQQFAQQRFDGTPVYRTLDEKGPDHAKAFKVCVEIDSRRFEPAWGQSKKQAEQQAALLALRALGVAVEDGEGDVRIVESVGAPK